From Streptomyces sp. NBC_00683, one genomic window encodes:
- the moaA gene encoding GTP 3',8-cyclase MoaA — protein sequence MLIDTYGRVATDLRVSLTDKCNLRCTYCMPEEGLQWLAKQELLSDDEIVRLIRIAVTDLGIREVRFTGGEPLLRPGLVSIVEQCAALEPRPRMSLTTNGIGLKRTAAALKAAGLDRVNVSLDTLRPDVFKTLTRRDRHKDVLDGLEAARDAGLTPVKVNTVLMPGLNDDEAPDLLAWAVEHDYELRFIEQMPLDAQHGWKRDGMITAGDILESLRTRFALTAEGDDARGSAPAERWTVDGGPHRVGVIASVTRPFCRACDRTRLTADGQVRTCLFAREETDLRGALRSDAPDEEIARIWKLAMWGKKAGSGLDDPAFLQPDRPMSAIGG from the coding sequence GTGCTCATCGACACCTACGGCAGGGTCGCCACGGACCTGCGAGTTTCACTGACCGACAAGTGCAACCTGCGCTGCACCTACTGCATGCCCGAAGAAGGCCTGCAGTGGCTGGCCAAGCAGGAACTGCTGAGCGACGACGAGATCGTCAGGCTCATCCGCATCGCCGTCACCGACCTCGGCATCCGCGAAGTCCGCTTCACCGGCGGCGAGCCGCTGCTGCGCCCCGGGCTCGTCTCCATCGTCGAGCAGTGCGCCGCCCTGGAACCCCGCCCCAGGATGTCGCTCACGACCAACGGCATCGGACTCAAGCGGACCGCCGCGGCCCTGAAGGCCGCAGGCCTGGACCGGGTCAACGTCTCCCTGGACACCCTGCGCCCCGACGTCTTCAAGACCCTCACCCGCCGTGACCGGCACAAGGACGTGCTGGACGGACTCGAGGCCGCCCGCGACGCCGGACTCACCCCGGTCAAGGTCAACACGGTCCTGATGCCAGGACTCAATGACGACGAGGCCCCCGATCTCCTCGCCTGGGCCGTCGAGCACGACTACGAGCTCCGCTTCATCGAACAGATGCCGCTCGATGCCCAGCACGGCTGGAAGCGCGACGGAATGATCACGGCCGGTGACATCCTGGAGTCGCTGCGCACCCGCTTCGCCCTCACCGCCGAAGGTGATGACGCGCGCGGATCCGCCCCCGCCGAGCGCTGGACCGTGGACGGCGGCCCGCACCGCGTCGGTGTCATCGCCTCCGTGACCAGGCCGTTCTGCCGGGCCTGCGACCGCACCAGGCTCACCGCCGACGGCCAGGTCCGCACCTGCCTGTTCGCACGCGAGGAGACGGACCTGCGCGGCGCCCTGCGCTCGGACGCGCCGGACGAGGAGATCGCGAGGATCTGGAAGCTCGCGATGTGGGGCAAGAAGGCGGGCTCCGGACTCGACGACCCGGCCTTCCTGCAGCCCGACCGGCCGATGTCAGCGATCGGCGGCTGA
- a CDS encoding solute symporter family protein — protein sequence MSAVYHSHSAIQLAASSTTEHRPLIISLFAVFVAATLAITVWAGRQTKSASDFYAGGRQFTAFQNGLAVSGDYMSAASFLGIAGAIALFGYDGFLYSIGFLVAWLVALLLVAEPLRNSGRYTMGDVLAYRMRQRPVRTAAGTSTIVVSIFYLLAQMAGAGVLVSLLLGITSDTGKIVIVALVGVLMILYVTIGGMKGTTWVQMVKAVLLIAGALLMTFMVLWKFNFNISDLLGTAAEKSLAGQQGDAKAFLEPGLKYGADAITKLDFISLGIALVLGTAGLPHILIRFYTVPTSKAARKSVNWAIGIIGSFYLMTIALGFGAAALIGPEEIKAKNPAGNAAAPQLAEYLGGVGTTGGAIMLAVISAVAFATILAVVAGLTLASSSSFAHDIYANVIRKGKATEKEEMRAAKWATVAIGVVSIALGAMARDLNVAGLVALAFAVAASANLPTILYSLFWKRFTTQGALWSIYGGLFSSVFLVLFSPVVSGKATSMFPDVDFAWFPLENPGLVSIPLGFLLGWIGSLLSKEEPDAGKYAELEVKSLTGVGAH from the coding sequence ATGAGCGCCGTATACCACTCGCACTCCGCGATCCAGCTCGCCGCCTCGTCCACGACCGAGCACCGGCCGCTGATCATCAGCCTCTTCGCGGTCTTCGTCGCAGCGACCCTGGCCATCACCGTCTGGGCGGGCCGGCAGACCAAGAGCGCCTCCGACTTCTACGCGGGCGGACGCCAGTTCACCGCCTTCCAGAACGGCCTCGCCGTCTCCGGCGACTACATGTCCGCGGCGTCCTTCCTCGGCATCGCCGGTGCCATCGCGCTCTTCGGGTACGACGGTTTCCTCTACTCCATCGGCTTCCTCGTCGCCTGGCTCGTGGCCCTGCTGCTCGTCGCGGAACCGCTGCGCAACTCCGGCCGCTACACCATGGGCGACGTCCTCGCGTACCGGATGCGGCAGCGGCCGGTCCGTACCGCCGCGGGCACCTCCACCATCGTCGTGTCGATCTTCTACCTGCTGGCGCAGATGGCGGGCGCGGGCGTCCTCGTCTCGCTGCTGCTCGGTATCACCAGCGACACGGGCAAGATCGTCATCGTCGCGCTGGTCGGCGTGCTGATGATCCTCTACGTCACCATCGGCGGCATGAAGGGCACCACCTGGGTGCAGATGGTCAAGGCCGTGCTGCTCATCGCGGGCGCCCTGCTGATGACGTTCATGGTGCTGTGGAAGTTCAACTTCAACATCTCCGACCTGCTGGGCACCGCGGCCGAGAAGAGCCTCGCCGGCCAGCAGGGCGACGCGAAGGCGTTCCTGGAGCCCGGCCTCAAGTACGGCGCGGACGCGATCACCAAGCTGGACTTCATCTCCCTCGGCATCGCGCTGGTCCTGGGCACCGCCGGGCTGCCGCACATCCTGATCCGCTTCTACACGGTGCCGACCTCCAAGGCCGCCCGTAAGTCCGTCAACTGGGCCATCGGCATCATCGGCTCCTTCTACCTGATGACGATCGCCCTCGGCTTCGGCGCCGCGGCACTCATCGGACCGGAGGAGATCAAGGCGAAGAACCCCGCGGGCAACGCGGCGGCACCGCAGCTCGCCGAGTACCTCGGCGGGGTCGGCACCACGGGCGGCGCGATCATGCTCGCCGTGATCTCGGCCGTCGCCTTCGCCACGATCCTCGCCGTCGTCGCCGGCCTCACCCTCGCGTCCTCGTCCTCCTTCGCCCACGACATCTACGCCAACGTCATCCGCAAGGGGAAGGCCACGGAGAAGGAGGAGATGCGCGCCGCGAAGTGGGCCACCGTCGCCATCGGCGTCGTCTCCATCGCGCTCGGCGCGATGGCCCGCGACCTCAACGTGGCGGGACTCGTCGCCCTGGCCTTCGCCGTCGCCGCGTCGGCCAACCTGCCGACCATCCTCTACAGCCTCTTCTGGAAGCGGTTCACCACCCAGGGCGCCCTGTGGTCCATCTACGGCGGACTCTTCTCGTCCGTCTTCCTGGTGCTGTTCTCCCCGGTCGTCTCCGGGAAGGCCACCTCGATGTTCCCGGACGTCGACTTCGCCTGGTTCCCCCTGGAGAACCCGGGCCTCGTCTCCATCCCGCTGGGCTTCCTGCTCGGCTGGATCGGCTCGCTCCTCTCCAAGGAGGAGCCGGACGCGGGCAAGTACGCCGAACTCGAGGTCAAGTCCCTCACCGGCGTCGGCGCCCACTGA
- a CDS encoding DUF3099 domain-containing protein, with amino-acid sequence MARKRSDTEVFRITGARQGLADDVRGRQRRYIISMSVRTVSVVLAATLWNVERHVAVVALALGVLLPYVAVVIANAGRENAPSLPSTFVPAPMRPALGTAPAAGPPEPDPEAGQPGSTGNARANE; translated from the coding sequence ATGGCGCGCAAGCGGAGCGACACGGAGGTCTTCCGGATCACCGGAGCCCGCCAGGGACTTGCCGACGACGTGCGCGGCAGGCAGCGGCGCTACATCATCTCGATGTCCGTGCGGACCGTCTCGGTGGTGCTCGCCGCAACGCTGTGGAACGTCGAGAGGCATGTGGCCGTGGTGGCCCTCGCGCTGGGCGTCCTGCTCCCCTATGTCGCGGTGGTCATCGCCAACGCCGGTCGCGAGAACGCCCCTTCGCTTCCCTCGACGTTCGTGCCCGCACCCATGCGGCCCGCTCTCGGCACCGCCCCCGCGGCGGGTCCCCCGGAGCCGGACCCCGAGGCCGGGCAGCCGGGCAGCACCGGAAACGCGCGCGCGAACGAGTGA
- a CDS encoding GlsB/YeaQ/YmgE family stress response membrane protein, with amino-acid sequence MSWLWAIIVGLVLGVIARAILPGKQDIPLWLTTVFGIIGSVLGNAVATWIGVNETKGIDWMRHLLQLIGAVAVVGVGDMIWQSIRSSRSKQRT; translated from the coding sequence ATGAGCTGGTTGTGGGCAATCATCGTGGGTCTGGTGCTGGGCGTGATCGCCCGGGCGATCCTGCCGGGCAAACAGGACATCCCCCTCTGGCTGACGACCGTGTTCGGCATCATCGGCAGCGTCCTGGGCAACGCCGTCGCGACCTGGATCGGTGTCAACGAGACCAAGGGCATCGACTGGATGCGCCACCTGCTGCAGCTGATCGGCGCCGTGGCCGTCGTCGGAGTCGGAGACATGATCTGGCAGTCGATCCGGAGCAGCCGCAGCAAACAGCGGACCTGA
- the tyrS gene encoding tyrosine--tRNA ligase has protein sequence MTDIVDELKWRGLFAQSTDEDALRKALADGPVTFYCGFDPTAASLHVGHLVQVLTMRRLQQAGLKPLALVGGATGQIGDPRPTAERTLNDPETIAAWVQRLRGQIEPFLTFEGPNAATMVNNLDWTAGLSAIEFLRDIGKHFRVNKMLTKDSVARRLESQEGISYTEFSYQLLQGMDFLELYRRYGCTLQQGGSDQWGNLTAGIDLIHRVEPAATVHALATPLMVKADGTKFGKSESGAVWLDPEMTTPYAFYQFWLNVDDRDISTYMRILSFKSREELEELEQLTAERPQARSAQRALAEELTTLVHGGAQCAAVIAASKALFGQGDLGELDGATLGAALSEVPHAEVTELGPVVDLLVEVGLAPSKSAARRTVKEGGAYVNNVKVTDGEAAPAREELLHGRWLVLRRGKKNLAAVEVTAG, from the coding sequence GTGACGGACATCGTCGACGAGCTGAAGTGGCGTGGGCTGTTCGCCCAGTCCACCGACGAGGACGCACTGCGCAAGGCTCTCGCGGACGGCCCGGTCACGTTCTATTGCGGGTTCGACCCGACCGCGGCGAGTCTGCACGTCGGACATCTGGTGCAGGTCCTCACCATGCGCCGGCTCCAGCAGGCCGGGCTGAAGCCGCTCGCCCTGGTCGGCGGGGCCACCGGCCAGATCGGTGACCCGCGGCCGACCGCGGAGCGCACGCTGAACGACCCGGAGACCATTGCCGCGTGGGTCCAGCGGCTGCGCGGGCAGATCGAGCCCTTCCTCACCTTCGAGGGTCCGAACGCCGCGACGATGGTGAACAACCTGGACTGGACCGCGGGCCTGTCCGCGATCGAGTTCCTGCGGGACATCGGCAAGCACTTCCGGGTCAACAAGATGCTCACCAAGGACTCGGTCGCCCGTCGGCTGGAGTCCCAGGAGGGCATCAGCTACACGGAGTTCAGCTACCAGCTGCTGCAGGGCATGGACTTCCTGGAGCTGTACCGGCGCTACGGCTGCACCCTCCAGCAGGGCGGCAGCGACCAGTGGGGCAACCTCACGGCGGGGATCGACCTGATCCACCGCGTGGAACCGGCTGCCACCGTGCACGCGCTGGCGACCCCGCTGATGGTGAAGGCGGACGGCACCAAGTTCGGCAAGTCCGAGAGCGGGGCCGTCTGGCTCGACCCGGAGATGACGACGCCGTACGCCTTCTACCAGTTCTGGCTGAATGTGGACGACCGGGACATCTCCACGTACATGCGCATCCTCAGCTTCAAGAGCCGTGAGGAGCTCGAGGAACTGGAGCAGCTCACCGCGGAGCGCCCGCAGGCCCGTTCGGCCCAGCGTGCGCTGGCCGAGGAGCTGACGACGCTGGTGCACGGCGGCGCACAGTGCGCGGCGGTCATCGCGGCGTCGAAGGCGCTGTTCGGCCAGGGCGATCTCGGCGAGCTGGACGGGGCGACGCTGGGCGCCGCTCTGTCCGAGGTGCCGCACGCCGAGGTCACCGAGCTCGGCCCGGTGGTCGACCTCCTGGTCGAGGTCGGTCTGGCGCCGAGCAAGTCGGCCGCCCGCCGCACGGTCAAGGAGGGCGGGGCCTACGTGAACAACGTGAAGGTCACCGACGGCGAGGCCGCCCCGGCCCGCGAGGAGCTGCTGCACGGGCGCTGGCTGGTGCTTCGCCGGGGCAAGAAGAACCTGGCGGCCGTCGAGGTCACGGCCGGCTGA
- a CDS encoding metallopeptidase TldD-related protein gives MSRVSKPYEIVERALELSTTDGCVVIADENSSANLRWAGNALTTNGVTRGRTLTVIATVDGARGTASGVVSRSAVTTDDLEPLVRAAEAAARGAGPAEDAQPLVSGVPVSAAFTDAPAETGSDVFAAFAPALGDAFARARSGGRELYGFANHEMTSTYLGTSTGLRLRHDQPNGTLELNAKSPDRTRSAWAGRATRDFTDVDPAVLDAELAQRLGWAERRIELPAGRYETLLPPTAVADLLIYQFWSSSARDATEGRTVFSRPGGGTRLGEKLSALPLTLRSDPHEPGLESAPFVIAHASGDDASVFDNGLPLAPTDWVREGKLERLTTTRHSAGLTDLPLAPTVDNLVLDGGGKRSLEEMVAATTGRALLLTCMWYIREVDPATLLLTGLTRDGVYLVEDGEVLGEVNNFRFNESPVDLLSRASEAGRTEKTLPREWGDYFTRAAMPALRIPDFHMSSVSRGV, from the coding sequence ATGAGCCGCGTCAGCAAGCCGTACGAGATCGTCGAGCGCGCACTCGAGCTGTCCACCACCGACGGCTGTGTGGTCATCGCGGACGAGAACTCCTCCGCCAATCTGCGCTGGGCCGGCAACGCGCTCACCACGAACGGGGTGACGCGCGGCCGGACCCTGACCGTGATCGCGACCGTGGACGGCGCCCGCGGGACGGCCTCCGGCGTGGTGTCCCGTTCCGCCGTCACCACCGACGACCTGGAACCGCTCGTACGGGCCGCCGAGGCCGCCGCGCGCGGGGCCGGGCCCGCGGAGGACGCGCAGCCGCTCGTCTCCGGGGTGCCGGTGTCCGCCGCCTTCACGGACGCCCCCGCCGAGACCGGCTCCGATGTCTTCGCCGCCTTCGCCCCGGCGCTCGGTGACGCCTTCGCCCGCGCCCGCTCCGGCGGCCGTGAGCTGTACGGCTTCGCCAACCACGAGATGACCTCGACCTACCTCGGTACGTCGACGGGGCTGCGGCTGCGCCACGACCAGCCGAACGGGACGCTGGAGCTGAACGCCAAGTCGCCCGACCGGACCCGGTCCGCCTGGGCGGGGCGGGCGACCCGGGACTTCACGGACGTCGACCCGGCGGTCCTGGACGCGGAGCTCGCGCAGCGGCTCGGCTGGGCCGAGCGCCGGATCGAGCTGCCCGCCGGCCGGTACGAGACGCTGCTGCCGCCGACCGCGGTGGCCGACCTGCTGATCTACCAGTTCTGGTCGTCGAGCGCCCGGGACGCCACGGAGGGCCGGACCGTCTTCTCCAGGCCGGGAGGCGGCACGCGGCTCGGCGAGAAGCTCTCCGCCCTGCCGCTGACCCTGCGCAGCGACCCGCACGAGCCGGGCCTGGAGTCCGCGCCGTTCGTGATCGCCCACGCGTCCGGCGACGACGCCTCCGTCTTCGACAACGGGCTTCCGCTGGCGCCCACGGACTGGGTCAGGGAGGGCAAGCTGGAGCGGCTGACCACGACACGGCACTCCGCGGGGCTCACGGACCTGCCGCTGGCCCCCACCGTGGACAACCTGGTGCTGGACGGCGGCGGCAAGCGCTCGCTGGAGGAGATGGTGGCCGCCACGACCGGCCGGGCTCTGCTGCTGACCTGCATGTGGTACATCCGGGAGGTGGATCCGGCGACGCTGCTGCTGACCGGCCTGACCCGGGACGGGGTCTATCTGGTGGAGGACGGGGAGGTCCTCGGCGAGGTGAACAACTTCCGGTTCAACGAGTCGCCGGTCGATCTGCTGTCCCGGGCGTCCGAGGCGGGCCGCACGGAGAAGACGCTGCCGCGCGAGTGGGGCGACTACTTCACCCGGGCCGCCATGCCCGCGCTGCGGATCCCCGATTTCCACATGAGCTCGGTCAGCCGGGGCGTCTGA
- a CDS encoding TldD/PmbA family protein, which translates to MAHEVDQSFLALPLRALADAALARARALGAVHADFRFERVRGATWRLRDARPSGTSDTTDLGYAVRVVHGGAWGFASGVDLTMDAAAKVASQAVAMAKLSAKVIASAGSDERVELAGEPVHGERSWVSAYEIDPFSVPDEEKAGLLAEWSSRLLAADGVAHVDASLMTVHENKFYADTAGTVTTQQRVRVHPQLTAVAVDSTTGEFDSMRTIAPPVGRGWEYLTGTGWDWNAELERIPGLLAEKMRAPSVEAGTYDLVVDPSNLWLTIHESIGHATELDRALGYEAAYAGTSFATFDQLGKLAYGSPVMNVTGDRTAEHGLATIGYDDEGVEAQSWDLVKDGTLVGYQTDRRIAKLTGLGRSNGCAYADSPGHVPVQRMANVSLQPDPGGLSTEDLIGGVERGIYVVGDRSWSIDMQRYNFQFTGQRFFRIENGRLAGQLRDVAYQATTTDFWGSMEKVGGPQTYVLGGAFNCGKAQPGQVAAVSHGCPSALFRGVNILNTTQEAGR; encoded by the coding sequence ACCTGGCGGCTGCGGGACGCCCGGCCCTCCGGGACCTCGGACACCACCGACCTCGGTTACGCGGTGCGGGTGGTGCACGGCGGTGCGTGGGGGTTCGCGTCCGGGGTGGACCTGACGATGGACGCCGCGGCGAAGGTGGCCTCGCAGGCCGTCGCCATGGCGAAGCTGTCGGCGAAGGTGATCGCGTCGGCGGGGTCCGACGAGCGTGTCGAGCTGGCGGGCGAGCCCGTGCACGGTGAGCGGAGCTGGGTCTCGGCGTACGAGATCGACCCCTTCTCCGTACCGGACGAGGAGAAGGCCGGGCTGCTCGCGGAGTGGAGCTCGCGGCTGCTGGCGGCGGACGGGGTCGCGCACGTGGACGCGTCGCTGATGACCGTCCACGAGAACAAGTTCTACGCGGACACGGCGGGGACCGTCACCACGCAGCAGCGCGTGCGCGTGCATCCGCAGCTGACCGCGGTGGCCGTGGACTCCACGACCGGCGAGTTCGACTCGATGCGGACCATCGCACCACCGGTGGGCCGGGGTTGGGAGTACCTCACCGGCACCGGCTGGGACTGGAACGCCGAACTGGAGCGGATCCCGGGGCTGCTGGCCGAGAAGATGCGGGCGCCGAGCGTCGAGGCGGGGACGTACGACCTGGTCGTCGACCCGTCCAACCTGTGGCTGACCATCCACGAGTCGATCGGCCACGCCACCGAGCTGGACCGGGCGCTGGGCTACGAGGCGGCGTACGCCGGTACCTCGTTCGCCACGTTCGACCAGCTGGGGAAGCTGGCGTACGGCTCCCCCGTGATGAACGTGACGGGCGACCGCACCGCCGAGCACGGGCTCGCCACGATCGGGTACGACGACGAGGGCGTCGAGGCGCAGTCGTGGGACCTGGTCAAGGACGGGACGCTGGTGGGCTACCAGACGGACCGGCGGATCGCGAAGCTGACGGGTCTCGGCCGGTCCAACGGGTGCGCGTACGCGGACTCGCCGGGCCACGTCCCCGTACAGCGCATGGCGAACGTGTCGCTGCAGCCGGATCCGGGCGGGCTCTCCACGGAGGACCTGATCGGCGGGGTGGAGCGCGGGATCTACGTGGTCGGCGACCGGTCCTGGTCGATCGACATGCAGCGCTACAACTTCCAGTTCACCGGGCAGCGGTTCTTCCGCATCGAGAACGGCAGGCTGGCCGGCCAGCTGCGGGACGTCGCGTACCAGGCGACGACCACGGACTTCTGGGGCTCGATGGAGAAGGTCGGCGGGCCGCAGACCTACGTCCTGGGCGGCGCGTTCAACTGCGGCAAGGCCCAGCCGGGCCAGGTCGCGGCCGTCTCGCACGGCTGTCCCTCCGCCCTCTTCCGAGGCGTGAACATCCTCAACACGACGCAGGAGGCCGGGCGATGA